The Coffea arabica cultivar ET-39 chromosome 2c, Coffea Arabica ET-39 HiFi, whole genome shotgun sequence genome includes the window ATTCTTACGGCCTAAGTGCAACAAGTTGAATTGGTATTTAGATCCATCAAAAAAATTAGGCCTGAATGATTTGGACTCACATTAGAAATTGACTCTTAACGATAAACGATTTCCACTGATATATGATTTGAATGATAAAAccataaatcaaataaaataaccaCTCTATCACTCGACAAGCAAATACTCCAATTAAATAGATCTTCCATTGTGCCCATGCTCATGCTTGATAGTTCAAGAATGGCTGGTGTCGTTTGAATCAAGGGCAAATCTTACAATTAATTTAAGGTACGAGTTTGGCCAGCTTaacaatgaatgaacaaatgaaTTTTGGAGAAACAAATCCCAAGATGGATGTGACAAAGCACGCGCTAGTCTTTTTTTACCAACACAGACTAGCAATTGACTCAGGTTCCCCAAAAGGAGTTGTCGGCCGTTTCcttcaaaatcaacaaatttCATCTGTACTGATGCAGCTTGTACTCGAGATGAAGATCTGGTCTCCACCATTGGTGAATTCCATGAGCTTGCTTAAAATCCTGACAAGGGCCGAGATTAGTCGTTACATATGCAGAAGGAAGGAGATGACACGCTTCGCTCTTGTTCCCCCTAGCCGTGGATATGATACTCGCAATGGAGTTCTGTGCTGCAATCCTTCCAATTTTGCCACCGGCAATTGTCATCATCTTCTCCCTGTGTGTAAAATACCCAAGATATTCGGAGCAAATAGGATCAGATGCATTGACAAACAAGTACGGTATCCAAGCAGACAAAACACGAAATTCATCGTCCTGATGTGGCTTTTGGCTGTTAAGCTTCACTGCAGCTGCAAGCCCAGCAGTGATGACACTCACTGCAATGCGGGCGCCATGCTTCAACTTctcattctttatcttttcgagTGGAAGAGAAGCGAAAGGTGGATTGAACAGGTATGTTTCAAGATGATAACCCAACTTAACCATATTCCTTCCAACAAGTAACGCTATTGCTGAGCCCAAAGAGTGACCAGCTAACCAGATACTGGCACCTCCAGCTTTAGAAACAATATTCTGAACGGCTTGCAACCCAAGGTGGAAACGGGAGCTGTGCTGAAGTTTGTTTTTCATGAACTGGAGATCCAACTTGAGATCCTGTGACCTGCTGCCTGGTTTAGTGATTGTGCCTCTGAAAGCAACGACGTATCTGGGAGGAGTTTGAGCCAAATAGTTGCAAGAGGAATGAGATAGTCTCAGTTCGTAAATGGAGCCAAAGAACGACAGATCATCAGGATCCACAAGCACATGGACTAGCTGGAAATTAAAGAATTCCCACCAAGGAGAAGCAAGAGCATTTGCGCTTTGCCGGTTCTCCTGCCGATCACGTTCAAGAATGTAGACACCCTGAACCAAGCTAGCCGCAATGGACCTCCTATGATGGGCATTTGTCCTGCAAGACATCAAATTGTATTCTCAGGGACAATTGACTGCACAAAGAGCAGATAACGTAAGACTCTGAACTCATCCACCCTAGACAGAAAATCATTTCGTGAGTTGTACAACTCACAAAATTTTCTTGCTTCTGATCATGAGATATATAGAAGGCTATTAGTTGGCAGAAAAGCAGATCCTTGAATACCGACAACAACGCATCCTAATGGTTGATATTTGAAAGGTTAATCATCTTCCAAATGATTGCTGGTTCTTAAAGATCCTATTAGAACTATATCCAGTCCAGCCATAGAAAAGTTGCGCGCATCAtttgagtttgaactcatgGTTAAACGAACAAATTATTAACAAGGATGGCCATACCAATCGATCACAGTTAACTTCAGTGGTCCTGAAAGACTAAAAATCTCCCTGTCAGAGGCCATTAGTTGAAACTGCCCCTTCCTTCTTTTCCTCCTGATGTTCTGGGATATGACTCTGCTAAAATGTGAAAAgggggaagaagaaaagagaaagaaagtgaATATACCAGCTGCATAATTCAGAAAGGTTCGTATTACAGTCTTCTTGTCATGCTTCACAGGCTTTAGACAAATTAAGTATCACGGGAAATTGAAAGATGTTTTAACTACCTCACCCAAAAATCTATTGAATGAATTTCATTCGTCCacaaaatccaacttaaaaaaCAGTAGTCTTATCCCCGCTAATATTATTAGGTCAGCTATAATAATCGCATCTGTTGGCCCTCTAGCACTTCATATGTCCCTTTTCCGTTTTCAAAGCTCCTCATATCGTGAGTTCATAACAATCATCTTTCCGCAGTTAAATTAAGAAATCAATAAACATCGTAGCAGAAATACAAAAGTAAATAGTAACAAGCACGTACCAGGTAACATTAGAATCGATGGCGTAGCATTCGATAAAGTGATAAACGAAacaaaactctctaattagttttaaaaacttGAGAAAAAATATGTGAAGATCAATCCAATTACCACAGGTCAACTCAAAGTCTCTGCTTACAGTTGGTTGATTGACGCTGGCAAAGTCGTTTCCGAGGAGGTGCATATAATACCTACAAACAACCAATGTAGGTAGGTTTTGTGTGGGAAAGAGAGATACTGATAAGCGATAGGTGCTTCAAGACATTTTCATGGAAGCCGGAAGGGAATTAGACACGGGGAAGAGCAGGAAGGAGAAGAAAGGTAGACAATAACCAATGTTGGCGTTATATTTTAAGAGGACGATCAAAAGTCAATGCGTCTAACCAGCAACTCTCGAATTCGAATAGTTGGCACCaaaatagttttaattttttagatgCGCGTAGGTTGAGAGGTCAAATTTTCTTAtctatattttaaaatttaaggTCCCGTTTGGATTATATTTTTCGTCgttttttatggaaaaattactgtagcgatttaatgtatgtgagaaaaaaatgtaataggaaaatgtgatcacgaaaaataACATAATTTTTCGGCGAAAaaccgcaatccaaacaaggcctaagcTTTTCAGCAGATGCGTAGACATCGTTTGGATTACGCACCTGTTAGATCGATAGTGATTTAATTTCCTCCGAATTATTCATAGAGCTCTTCGGGTCCTCCTTCTCCTTAATATAAAGTAATGTATGTTTATcttgtttgacaaaaaaaacacaaaatcaaAGTTCAATGTAGCGCATCCATTTGGTCCGATAACAGTACATTTCTCCCAAATTGTTTATGGGCATTTCCTGCCCCCTTCCTTTTG containing:
- the LOC113724887 gene encoding GDSL esterase/lipase At4g10955 isoform X2, with translation MIRSKKILTNAHHRRSIAASLVQGVYILERDRQENRQSANALASPWWEFFNFQLVHVLVDPDDLSFFGSIYELRLSHSSCNYLAQTPPRYVVAFRGTITKPGSRSQDLKLDLQFMKNKLQHSSRFHLGLQAVQNIVSKAGGASIWLAGHSLGSAIALLVGRNMVKLGYHLETYLFNPPFASLPLEKIKNEKLKHGARIAVSVITAGLAAAVKLNSQKPHQDDEFRVLSAWIPYLFVNASDPICSEYLGYFTHREKMMTIAGGKIGRIAAQNSIASIISTARGNKSEACHLLPSAYVTTNLGPCQDFKQAHGIHQWWRPDLHLEYKLHQYR
- the LOC113724887 gene encoding GDSL esterase/lipase At4g10955 isoform X1 codes for the protein MASDREIFSLSGPLKLTVIDWTNAHHRRSIAASLVQGVYILERDRQENRQSANALASPWWEFFNFQLVHVLVDPDDLSFFGSIYELRLSHSSCNYLAQTPPRYVVAFRGTITKPGSRSQDLKLDLQFMKNKLQHSSRFHLGLQAVQNIVSKAGGASIWLAGHSLGSAIALLVGRNMVKLGYHLETYLFNPPFASLPLEKIKNEKLKHGARIAVSVITAGLAAAVKLNSQKPHQDDEFRVLSAWIPYLFVNASDPICSEYLGYFTHREKMMTIAGGKIGRIAAQNSIASIISTARGNKSEACHLLPSAYVTTNLGPCQDFKQAHGIHQWWRPDLHLEYKLHQYR